CACTTACCTTTTTCTGCCTCCTGATCAAAGGTATCCCTGGGCCGCCTCTCTCGCCGTAGCCGGGCTCTGCCGTCCTCTTCGATTTCCTCGGACCCATTTCTCTCATACGAGGCCGACTCCCTCAACCCTGCCCGGTTCTTCTGCTCTACCGTCGCGCTCTGTCGGTGCGGCCCAGTATCCAAAGATGAATGCAGATACCGCCTCTCAGCCCCAATCGGCATCTTCTCCTGGCTCCATGGCCCATCTAGTATACTCTGAGTCCATGTTTGATACCCTGATAGCATATGTTTCCGGCGTAACCCTCGCCCAGCGTCAAAGCCGGGAATTTGAAGCCGTGAAGTAGGTGTATGAGTGAGATTTGCTCCTCCCGTCCGTAAGCCCCGCGTTACCGCCGAAGCGTAACGGCCCCGGAATGCCAATTGCATCTTTCCGGGTCAGAATGGATGTACGTTTTCGTTATCGTAATTGCTTGTTACTTCACGCGGAGAAGTATGCGGGAAAGAGGGGGTGGTGAGTGACTGGCAGCCGGTGTCTCGGTTGTAGTGGGGATGTGGTAGCAGGAATCAACTCTCTAGCATCCCTGGGTGTCTAGTCTATGTTCTGTAAATGTGATTCTTCTTTCGCGATGTTAAATAAAATGAATTGGTTATGCTTGTCGGCGTGTAGTTCCAAGTTGTTGGCTCGGGGGAGCTTACAGGCGTGATGTCATTATTACTCAGCCGCGCGTCGACATCACGCTTTCCGGTTTGGGAATTTGGTCTGGCCCATTGACGCTGGGGGTGATCCAAATATAGATCACATGTTGAAAAATATACAGCTGTATGTGAATTGCAAGGCCTTGAATGAAGAGTCCAATCAATGGGTGTTGCTATGGACAGACCTTGCGTCTAAGCCCATTGAATGAAGATATGCTTGTGAATCATGCGAAATATACCTATCATTTGCCGAAAGCATCAGACTATATAAGAAGCAGACAAAAGCTTGGTTGACGCTAACTCgctgagaaaaagaaggggAAATGATCGCTGGCCACCACAATGCAGGAATTAAGCATGTATACATTCTGGGACTCTGCGAACCTGCCAGCAGACCAGATTCATCACTCTCGGCCACCGAGAGTAAAGAGACGAACGCTGACAGATAAAGTAGCCATTGAGACCGGAAAGGAGGGTTAAACAAGGTAAACTAAAAAAGTATCTCAGTCTATAGGATATTCAAATTATGTCGTAAGTCATCAGTCATAAATTTGGCGTCGTTCGTCTCGCATCAGTCAAAAAAGGCacgatttttttttccagtCATCACCTCTCAGCGCAAAGCTTCGCCTGTATCTCTGCTGTGCCAAGTGGCGTTATCTGGGGAATCCCGTATTGGCAGGGTCCAAACACTCGGCCGAGGTAAACTACAAGGCGCGACGACTGAAAGCAAACGCCCTGGGGTGCGGACCAATGGATCGTCGATCACGGCCCATAAGCTCCCCTTCGTAGCTTTCAGGGCTGCTTCCTCCGCTCCTGCTCCCCTCGCTGGCCGACATGTCGATATCGTCTAGGTAGCGGGATCTTCTCCCCTTGCCAATGGCCACAGGTATCCCCTGGGCGACTCCACCGTGGTCGTGGCCAGCCGGGTACTTGCCGTCATTGACGGAGAAGTTGCGACAGATGAGGTAGGCCCGCATTGCTGCGTTTTCACGAGCAAGGGTCTCGGAAGCGCAAACGACGTCCGTTTGGTACTCGCGATTGTTAACGCGGACGATGCAGGTGTACCCGGTTGCGCTGGCGTAGGATTCGTAAAGCGGCTCTGGCCAGTGACGGCGCCGACAGAGACCTACATAGATGGTTATTGGATGTTGAACTAATTTTAGGCGACGAATCCCTCAGTATGAAACGCCAATAACAACAATTCCCCGAGAGGTCAACAAATCATAAAACCAGGAGATAAGATGGGTCTCCTAGTTGCACATTTCCCATCTAAATGAGGGATTGCATCGTGCGGTGGAGAGGGCAATGTTGACAAGGcaatcaacaaccctcccaaGCATGAGGCGCAGGACCCTATGGAGTCCAATTGGGGTAGAATATTGGCGTGAAGGGACGTCAAACAAAAATAGACGAACTACATACTTGCAAGGTAGAGAACGTAGTACATCTTGACGACAAGGAGATGCCCAACGGTTCGCGTGGCGTACGACGAGGTTGGGTCAGTATTCGCTGCCTCGGGCTTCTTGATACTGCACGAGATCCCGGCAAACACCCAAGGATACTGAAACAAGCCCTATATTAACTGGTGCTTGTTTGATGCCCAACGGCCACGTTTCTCTGCAACAGCGAAAGATCCGCGGcaggggatggatggaagaggcTTAGGATAAATAATTTGAGGCAAAGAGGTGAGAATCCACAGGGGATATGAGGCTAGCAACCCTAGGGAAACGACAGTATGTCCTGCACTCGCggaggagagaaaaagaaaaagtcgGCGACGGCCATCACGTCAGTTAGGTATAATCAGCTCAAATAAAGCAGGTGGGGTTCATAAAGCAGCGGGCAAGAGTTAAGGGCAATAATAAAAGAGTCACAAAAATATCGAGGACAAAAAGATCAAAGAAAAATAATGGAAAATAATAAAACGGACTCAGAAGCAACGGCTTCCAACCGGCCCAATGGCCTTCTCCACCAAGTCGGTGGACAAGAGGAGAAATTCAATGGTCCAGTGCGGTCCTAAAGTTCCCTAGCTTCAATCGTCtcgctttctttctgtttGGAGGTTGAAACCATGATGTGCTGGCATGGCTTGGAGCCAGTGGTTCGGCATAAAGATCAGGATGTCCTGACCCATCTGCCACGGTGTAATTCGCCGCTGATCTAGGCGGCGAAGATTGACATGGTGCTCAGGATTTCCCGGTCATCTCGGCCATCTCGGCCTTTCAGAAGTAGTGCAGGGCAAGTGCCGGTTCCCTGGGTTCCAATCATCACAAAGTGAACGCCTTCTAATTTTTCCCCTTCTCAGGATTCCTCTCATGGCGAGGTATGAGAAGGTGGCTTTGTAGACCCCGCAGAGGGGACAAAAGCATAAAAACACCACCCCAACCTTAGGCCTAAGCAGTCAAGAAATTCCTGCATGGCAAGAAATTATAATAGGAATAGCTTCATGTGAGCCCGCTAATGCAGACAATAAGAAGCCACGACGAGTAAAATGGCTCATGTCGCGCAGAGACGCCCTGGCTGAAGTCCCCGGATGGGATCCCTGAGGGTCCAAAGACAATTAAGAGCGTATGGCAAGGGGCCAAATTGAACATGATTCAGGACAATATCCATTGTAGTCCTTGATTTATCGCAATGGGACCTAATTGCGCCGGTTGGTATTGGTTGACTGATGTGAATGAGACGATCATGCTCATCCTTAGCTCGGCTCACAAACCGAAAAACGCCCTCTCCGCTTCCTGTTGAGGCGCGACTTTCTCGTTAGGTGGGCTTTAGTTGCGAGCATACACCGTATGAAATTGGCGCCGATCATTGTATAATACGAATGTCCTGGGATCCAACTCCAGGGGGAATCAGGGAAGCGGCAGCATTCCCAAGTTGGATAATAATGTTTGGCGCTCGTCTCTCAACGACATTATTTCGGGGTGGGACGATAGACTAGCAGTGTGGAAAACCGGAGGAGTCCTGGATCGCTCACCCGTGGGTCAAGAGCAGATTGGCCCAGCCAGGGCTGGTTCCTCTTGTTGACAGGGAGGCATCGGATGCACTGATGAGTTGGCAGTTTCGCTTTGCTTTGCGCAGCGGGGAAACCCATGCCACTTTCTCGCCCCGGACACGAGGCGGAAAGGATGAGAAGACTTAAAACCTTGCAACGGTGTTAGCTTGATCCTTTCCATTGACCATTATTGATATCTCCAGGAAGTTTCAATTCACCGTTAGCAGGGGCCAGCCTGTGTTGGTTGATGGATCAGGCCCGATCCCTCTCCTTTTGCCTTCGGGATGGACgggctgcagcagactccTGTGCTAAAGTCTGTGCTTGGTGCGAGCCTGCCCTCCGTCAAGAAATTAATCTTGCGGCGTTGCGATGATGACGTGAATCGAGCGCCTCTCCGATTGAATCCCCCCAATCCTCCCCCGTTTCTTTGGAGCCTTTCCTCCGATCCGCTGTGCTTTGAGCCTGCGCTTACTCGTTACAGCGAAGACGAGCTTACTATGCGTCAGGATCCAATCCGTGATGATGGAAAGCTGAgttggtgctgctgttgaaCACATGTGAAAAAGCTGTCTGAACCCATGTTGGGGAAATGAAGGGGTGATggaggaaaaaaaagaaaagaaagcatggGATCTTGGTTGGTGGTAAGGACTGAGTGGTCCGGTTAGGGACCAGACTGCCGCCGCACCAGATGCCAGCAGACATACAGTCCGTCCTTGaggtttatattatatcaCACAGGCACTTTAGATAGATATACATAGAACATATCTCCGTTGTTCCGTCCCTTGCTTTACCATCCAGGTCTGTTACCTCATTTCGCGTGGCTCTTGTCATTCTcaaataataactactagtCGTGTTGCCTGCATGACCAAAAGACATGAGGGCCGCTGGTGCTTACTTCTGCGGGCTACTGTACAGAGAATATCAAAAGAAATTTTGATTCGGAAATTATATCTCATCCCACTAACGGACAGTTTTGTAGTCCTTCCCTTCGTGCGCCTGATTTGTCGTAATATTCAAGTGTCTCTTACTCCCCGTGTTTCAATCCAGAGGTTTCTGTTCATACCAGAGACGCATGTTTTCCGCAGACTTGTGAGGAATAATGTATAGGGGGTGGAACGCTGTCAAGCGGTCCATTTCATCGAATACGCTAACATCGGACACTCCGTCATTTGAGTCTCGAGCAGGGCGATATCTCCATGAAAATGCGGACGATAACTGTACGTCAGAGATGGGGCTTGAGTCGGTATGATAGTGATAATGTTGAACGGAGCTGAGGCCGGTCAAAGTGTAGCATGTGTGGTATGAATCCGGGTGTCTTCAAGGTTGATAAGTTAGCATCCCTATAATAATAACGGTGCCATAATCATGCCAAAATTTCAACCTACTTTCCAGGTTTGTCGCGAAGCCCGCCATTCTTCGACTGACAGCAACCCAGGATATATCTCGTCAGCCCTTCTCGGCTATAAAGATTACCAACAGCAGATCGTGGGCGACCTCCAGCACTCTGGGCTCCATCTAGTGCAGCTTGAATGAGTGGCCAGCAGCTCCCAACCCAATGACTATAACATCCATCAACCAGCTTATTGGTTCTGCCGGCAAACCCTCCTTCAGGTGCATACTGCCTAGCAGAAAGCCAGGATAGGAGTGATGGCACATCCATACATCTATTTCATCAGTCAGCGCGCTGGTACCCCTTGAAGGGCGAGCTATCTTACTGGGGTATAGTCTCTTCGGGTTGGCCAAGGATACATAGACACGCCAATGCACAAAATGCGTAGGCGCCATGCGCTTCTGAGCCTGGGCTTCCGGAGATTCCACCCTCGAAAGTTTGGCCTGAGACATCTATTAGTTGCATCCGCCGATCAAGGGGTGGACCAAGCCTACATCGAGAGAGATATTCTGAGAGGCCATCTGTGAATGTCTGCAAGCCATACTCTCGGGCTTTGGCCTCAGGGGGCAAAGTGAGTGGCAAGTTCAGGAGCGAGATAATCACCATCGCGCAGTAGGCGCCTCTAATCATGCATTTAGTCAAATGAGCCCAGCACAcatgaagatggaaaaggCAAAATTACCGCAcgtcttcttccccaccGTCGAAAACTGTGATTCCTCCATCTGGCTGCTTCAGGTTTCCGAGCCATTCCCACCTATGTTGCTGTTAGAACGCTATGATCCCCTCTCAAGGCCGGGGTCATATCTCACATTGCTTGGCGATCAATGAGATTTAACGCTtcttcaccaccaaccaTAGCTAAAGACAACACCGCAGCATAACTTGATGCGCAATGTGATATTTGGCCATGAccccctccaaacccacctGTGGGATTTTGCATGGGAGTAATAGTAGAGATTGCACTGAGAAGGCGGGAAACGGTTTAGAAATGAACTTGAATCAAGGAGCGGTGTTGGAAGGCTTGGGCCCAGCCCGCCGCCGTATAGGCAAGGTGATACCTGCAAGCAAGCGCAACATTGGAATTCAAACCGAGCAGTTGCTTACCGTTCACAATATTTAGTGACATCTTCTCCTAGAAGACTCAGACCTGCGAGCGCCCAATAGATCATCCAAGGCCGACTAGCATCCATTGCAACGAAACCAGGAGGATAGTCCTCTAAAGAATCATACAGGTAGCCAATGTGCTCATCCCGCAAGAGCGGAGACACGCCATGCCGATTCAATGGGCCCTTTTGGCTTCCGTGGGAGCCCGCTAAGAATTCCACGCATTTTTTGACAGTCTCGTCCTGTTGCTCAGTTGTTTCGGTGATGAGCTTGTCACGGACCACAGGCGGTTCTGAGAAGAGAGCTGGGATAGCGGGATGTGGTTCCGCCATTCTGCCTCTCTGTTTTGGCGATAAATAGTACTTGGGAGCGGTAACTAGAGGGAAACTCCTACTTGTCGGTAGATTGGATTGTGTTCTTTTCGACTGCGGCTTCTCTATCTGAGCCGGGTGGCTGGTTGCTGGGAATCGAACCTTTCGACGCTTTTTCCCCGTAGCAGCAACGACAGGCATGGACCTATGGAGTGAAGAAATGTATAAAAGCGCTGGTTTAATTCCCCATTGAGCCGCCACTCATGGTAATCATTAGTGGTATTATTGTAGATGGCTGTAGGTATTGTCTGTTCTGTTGCTTCAATGGACGTGGAGAGCATTGTTCTTTTCCGCTGACCAAATCGTCAACTGCCCCTCAGCCAGGCGAACCAGCCAAGTGCGCAAGACCATCTTGTCCCGCAATTCCAGGCTTCTCACATACCGAGTACCAGGGAACCGTGAATACTACTGTGGAATCTGGAGCTCTCATAGTCTATCTAAATATCTGGTGACTAAGTCCGTAAGACGATGCTTGGTCTTTGCTCTTTCTCACGTTCCGCCACAGCCATGACAGGTCCCGTGATCCCAGTTCTGCCGAACAAATGCAGGAAAGATCAGCGTCTCCCTTCTTGGAATTGGATACAGCTGACGTTCCATCTCCCAGCCCCGTTCATAATGACAATCGCACAGCCCGCCATGCCTTGTCAGTTGTCACAGGCGTCTGAGTTGCCAGAATCGGGATCTGACTTCGATAGAGCATGCTTGCCGTCAAACTTTCCCCCCTTGTATCATGACAAGCAttcctcatcgtcttcgatcATCGCGAGTTCGATAACCTTGCTGCTCAAGGCCAGTGCGAGTTTAACCGGTAGTCTATTTGCTGCTAACAAACAACTAACGTGACAGTTGGAATGGCTTGCATAACTCAGTcaaaatttaaagttattagtcGTACGCTTATTACTGCCAATTATCAGGAGTGTCCCGAAAATTGCGACCTTGAGCCGT
Above is a window of Aspergillus puulaauensis MK2 DNA, chromosome 2, nearly complete sequence DNA encoding:
- a CDS encoding uncharacterized protein (COG:S;~EggNog:ENOG410PXG3) encodes the protein MYYVLYLASLCRRRHWPEPLYESYASATGYTCIVRVNNREYQTDVVCASETLARENAAMRAYLICRNFSVNDGKYPAGHDHGGVAQGIPVAIGKGRRSRYLDDIDMSASEGSRSGGSSPESYEGELMGRDRRSIGPHPRAFAFSRRAL
- the RAM1 gene encoding CAAX farnesyltransferase subunit beta RAM1 (COG:O;~EggNog:ENOG410PJMU;~InterPro:IPR001330,IPR026872,IPR008930;~PFAM:PF00432;~go_component: GO:0005965 - protein farnesyltransferase complex [Evidence IEA];~go_function: GO:0003824 - catalytic activity [Evidence IEA];~go_process: GO:0018343 - protein farnesylation [Evidence IEA]), whose protein sequence is MPVVAATGKKRRKVRFPATSHPAQIEKPQSKRTQSNLPTSRSFPLVTAPKYYLSPKQRGRMAEPHPAIPALFSEPPVVRDKLITETTEQQDETVKKCVEFLAGSHGSQKGPLNRHGVSPLLRDEHIGYLYDSLEDYPPGFVAMDASRPWMIYWALAGLSLLGEDVTKYCERAISTITPMQNPTGGFGGGHGQISHCASSYAAVLSLAMVGGEEALNLIDRQAMWEWLGNLKQPDGGITVFDGGEEDVRGAYCAMVIISLLNLPLTLPPEAKAREYGLQTFTDGLSEYLSRCQTFEGGISGSPGSEAHGAYAFCALACLCILGQPEETIPQCMDVPSLLSWLSARQYAPEGGFAGRTNKLVDGCYSHWVGSCWPLIQAALDGAQSAGGRPRSAVGNLYSREGLTRYILGCCQSKNGGLRDKPGKHPDSYHTCYTLTGLSSVQHYHYHTDSSPISDVQLSSAFSWRYRPARDSNDGVSDVSVFDEMDRLTAFHPLYIIPHKSAENMRLWYEQKPLD